The Cryomorphaceae bacterium genome contains a region encoding:
- the pdxH gene encoding pyridoxamine 5'-phosphate oxidase: MNALNEHLFSDRKDFEKGRLDDGQIPENPAVLFEYWLKEAIERQNPEPYAFTLLTNSADGFPDGRIVYLRTLEDNGELVFFTNYNSQKARNIDQSNNVGAVFFWPNSERQVRVSGYASKVPGEFSDAYFASRPRESQIGAWTSEQSSELASRSMLEERFAEMTERFAVGDIPRPPFWGGYAISPVKYEFWQGRPNRLHDRIVYRKENGIWLTARLSP; encoded by the coding sequence ATGAACGCACTGAATGAACATCTGTTTTCGGACAGGAAGGACTTTGAAAAGGGTAGGTTAGACGACGGGCAAATCCCTGAAAATCCGGCCGTGCTCTTTGAATATTGGCTGAAAGAAGCTATTGAGCGTCAGAACCCTGAACCTTATGCGTTTACTTTACTGACGAATAGTGCAGATGGATTTCCCGATGGGCGAATTGTGTATCTCCGAACCCTTGAAGACAACGGAGAACTTGTGTTTTTTACCAACTATAACAGCCAGAAAGCCCGGAACATTGATCAATCCAATAATGTAGGTGCTGTTTTTTTCTGGCCCAACAGCGAGCGACAGGTTCGCGTGTCGGGTTATGCTTCAAAAGTGCCCGGAGAGTTTTCGGACGCGTATTTTGCATCGCGCCCCCGCGAAAGCCAGATCGGTGCATGGACATCCGAACAGTCAAGTGAACTGGCTTCGCGCAGTATGTTGGAAGAGCGGTTTGCAGAAATGACAGAGCGGTTTGCTGTGGGCGATATTCCCCGCCCGCCCTTTTGGGGAGGCTACGCCATTTCGCCCGTAAAGTATGAGTTTTGGCAAGGAAGGCCCAATCGCCTTCACGACAGAATCGTTTACCGAAAAGAAAACGGTATTTGGTTGACCGCAAGATTGTCGCCGTAA
- a CDS encoding 30S ribosomal protein THX: MGKGDIKTAKGKRIRGTFGNTRQKKQKFRKYTVETAPAKAEAAEEKAPATTAKKAPAKKASTAKKATTAKKATAAKKTTTSSKSTAKTTAKKTATKKAASESKE; the protein is encoded by the coding sequence ATGGGAAAAGGAGATATCAAGACCGCCAAAGGCAAACGCATCCGTGGAACTTTCGGCAACACCCGCCAGAAAAAACAAAAATTCAGAAAGTACACCGTAGAAACAGCCCCTGCCAAAGCTGAGGCAGCGGAAGAAAAGGCGCCGGCCACTACTGCAAAGAAAGCCCCTGCCAAGAAAGCAAGCACGGCCAAGAAAGCGACTACCGCCAAAAAAGCAACTGCTGCCAAGAAAACAACGACTTCCTCAAAGTCAACAGCCAAAACCACAGCTAAGAAGACTGCAACCAAAAAGGCTGCGTCTGAAAGCAAGGAATAG
- a CDS encoding HU family DNA-binding protein, whose translation MNKAELVEAMAANAGLSKADAKRALDAFIGATTDALKKGNRVSLIGFGSFAVSTRAARTGRNPQTGKEIQIKAKKVVKFKAGADLSDKVK comes from the coding sequence ATGAACAAAGCAGAATTAGTTGAAGCAATGGCTGCAAATGCCGGACTTTCGAAAGCTGACGCAAAACGCGCACTTGACGCATTTATCGGTGCTACTACCGATGCATTGAAAAAAGGAAACCGTGTTTCACTCATCGGTTTTGGTTCTTTCGCGGTTTCAACCCGTGCTGCCCGCACTGGACGTAACCCACAGACTGGAAAAGAAATCCAGATCAAAGCCAAGAAAGTTGTAAAATTCAAAGCTGGTGCTGACCTTTCTGACAAAGTAAAGTAA
- a CDS encoding cupin domain-containing protein → MKRFANNMPLLWLVFHCCLTSTLNAQTQLPLAMTSPPNGVQVEKLSEDSLSTAYYIVVQDEVKSHYHARHSEHIVVMEGEGLMKLNADTIELSPGIHVFIPSGSIHSVKVTSDGPLGVLSIQTPKFDPTDRISVEE, encoded by the coding sequence ATGAAAAGGTTTGCGAATAATATGCCGCTGTTATGGCTCGTGTTTCACTGTTGTCTCACTTCAACACTCAACGCGCAAACACAACTTCCCCTTGCAATGACATCTCCTCCAAATGGGGTTCAGGTTGAAAAACTGAGCGAGGACTCACTTTCAACGGCCTACTATATAGTGGTGCAAGACGAGGTAAAGTCTCATTATCATGCCCGACACAGCGAGCACATTGTGGTTATGGAAGGGGAAGGCTTGATGAAGCTGAATGCTGACACAATCGAACTATCACCTGGCATTCATGTATTTATTCCTTCCGGAAGCATCCATTCGGTAAAAGTTACTTCAGATGGTCCATTGGGTGTTTTATCTATTCAAACTCCCAAGTTTGATCCAACCGACCGAATTTCGGTGGAAGAATAG